The following proteins are encoded in a genomic region of Deltaproteobacteria bacterium:
- a CDS encoding heme lyase CcmF/NrfE family subunit, translating into MSPIVTLGNSCIGLSAGLAIFGMILFYAAQRSPSANLAGWGRAAVYGNFILMTVANLAMVYALLSDDFGVSYVAHVGAVETPRWISAISLWSSLEGSILFWGWILTTYSAVCLYLYREREEAIFQWAGLVILFIQLFFFLLLAQPANPFLPVIPAPENGPGPNPLLQNHWLMAIHPPFLYIGYIGFTIPFAFAIGSLLETDLQDYWVSLVRRWTLFAWSFLSMAIVLGGWWSYAVLGWGGYWAWDPVENASFMPWLSGTALVHSLIVYEKRKMLPGWNLTLAMMTFLLTLLGTFLTRSGVLDSVHSFTESHVGPYFLVFIGILLTLSLFLLFWRAPRLKQPTRTERVIHPSLFSLETLFLFNNLLFVSFCFIVFLGTLYPLVVEAIKGQRISVGEPYFNQMTVPIVGMILLVMGIAIITPWKKGMLRPFITLARWPLVVSCVVTIISFILGGQNPGLVIILFLATFAFLVMVFEVVRVVRREVSWTQLLTSNPRRYGGFISHLGALMIIVAVALSSLYDKSQEFSLKVGESGQIGPYTLTLEKMTAEQAPQRFEIKAIVAISQEGRFLTTLTPQMNFYPSSQQPIGSPAIRSTLLGDIYLTLTSFEKDGSKAAIRALITPAVVWIWIGGIFVMLGGLLALFL; encoded by the coding sequence ATGAGCCCCATCGTTACACTTGGCAACAGTTGCATCGGTCTTTCCGCCGGCCTTGCCATTTTCGGCATGATCCTTTTCTATGCGGCGCAACGGAGTCCGTCGGCAAACCTTGCCGGTTGGGGACGGGCCGCCGTTTACGGTAATTTTATCTTGATGACCGTCGCCAACCTGGCGATGGTCTACGCCCTTCTCTCGGATGACTTTGGCGTCAGTTACGTCGCCCATGTCGGGGCCGTCGAGACCCCCCGGTGGATCAGCGCCATCTCCCTCTGGAGTTCTCTGGAGGGATCGATCCTCTTTTGGGGATGGATCTTGACCACCTACTCTGCCGTCTGCCTCTACCTTTATAGAGAGAGGGAGGAGGCGATCTTTCAATGGGCCGGTCTGGTCATCCTTTTTATCCAACTCTTTTTCTTTCTCCTTCTCGCCCAACCGGCGAACCCATTCCTTCCAGTCATTCCTGCCCCAGAAAACGGGCCTGGCCCAAATCCGCTTCTACAAAACCACTGGCTCATGGCGATCCATCCCCCCTTCCTTTATATAGGGTATATCGGATTCACGATCCCGTTCGCGTTTGCGATCGGATCTCTCCTCGAAACTGACCTTCAAGACTATTGGGTATCGTTAGTCCGGCGGTGGACCCTTTTTGCCTGGTCGTTTCTTTCGATGGCGATCGTCCTCGGCGGCTGGTGGTCCTATGCCGTCCTCGGTTGGGGCGGCTACTGGGCCTGGGACCCGGTAGAAAATGCCAGTTTCATGCCCTGGCTTTCTGGTACGGCGCTCGTGCATTCCCTCATCGTTTACGAAAAGAGAAAAATGCTTCCGGGCTGGAACCTGACGCTGGCCATGATGACCTTTCTGCTCACCCTGCTGGGGACCTTTCTCACACGGAGCGGTGTGCTCGATAGTGTCCACTCTTTCACCGAATCCCATGTGGGGCCTTACTTTCTGGTCTTCATCGGGATCCTTCTGACCCTTTCCCTCTTTCTTCTTTTCTGGAGGGCACCACGCCTTAAACAACCGACAAGAACGGAAAGGGTGATTCACCCAAGCCTCTTCAGCCTGGAGACCCTCTTTCTTTTCAACAATCTTTTGTTTGTCAGTTTTTGTTTTATTGTCTTTCTGGGAACCCTCTACCCGCTTGTTGTGGAAGCGATCAAAGGGCAGCGGATTTCCGTGGGGGAACCGTACTTCAACCAGATGACGGTGCCGATCGTCGGGATGATTCTCCTCGTCATGGGGATTGCGATCATCACGCCATGGAAAAAGGGGATGCTCCGTCCTTTTATCACCCTGGCTCGCTGGCCGCTTGTCGTTTCCTGCGTCGTTACCATCATCTCATTTATTCTTGGCGGGCAAAACCCGGGGCTCGTGATCATCCTCTTTCTGGCCACCTTCGCCTTTTTGGTCATGGTCTTTGAAGTTGTCCGTGTTGTCCGACGGGAGGTCTCTTGGACCCAACTCCTGACAAGCAATCCCCGACGCTACGGTGGTTTCATTTCTCACCTGGGGGCCCTGATGATCATCGTCGCTGTCGCCCTTTCATCCCTGTATGACAAAAGCCAGGAATTTTCCCTGAAGGTCGGAGAATCGGGCCAGATCGGACCTTATACCTTGACCCTGGAAAAGATGACCGCCGAACAGGCGCCCCAGCGTTTTGAGATCAAGGCGATCGTCGCGATCTCTCAAGAAGGTCGCTTTCTGACGACTCTCACACCGCAGATGAATTTTTATCCCTCCTCCCAACAACCGATCGGGAGTCCCGCCATCCGGTCAACCCTTCTGGGGGATATCTATCTGACTCTCACCAGTTTTGAAAAAGACGGTTCCAAGGCGGCGATCCGTGCCCTTATCACACCGGCGGTTGTCTGGATCTGGATCGGAGGGATCTTCGTGATGCTGGGAGGCCTCCTCGCACTCTTTCTATGA
- a CDS encoding redoxin domain-containing protein produces the protein MKRLVLFFLILIPSLYLLYFSLTRNPRDLPSVLIEKTAPDFELESLDGKRMSLHEPPGKGDSPKPVILNFWSTWCGPCIQEHQVIREAIDLYTSKGVIFYSILYEDKPENARQFVKQFGPAAPILLDPSLRTAIDYGVSGVPETFFIDRQGRIVYKQAGPLTPDILMREIERLLK, from the coding sequence ATGAAACGCCTTGTCCTCTTTTTTCTGATCCTGATCCCTTCTCTCTATCTTCTCTATTTCAGCCTGACGCGTAATCCCAGAGACCTTCCCTCCGTGTTGATTGAGAAGACAGCCCCCGATTTTGAATTGGAGAGTCTGGATGGAAAAAGAATGAGCCTGCACGAGCCTCCGGGGAAGGGCGATTCGCCCAAGCCTGTCATCCTAAACTTTTGGTCGACCTGGTGCGGCCCCTGCATCCAGGAACACCAGGTCATCCGTGAGGCTATTGATCTTTATACCTCCAAAGGAGTTATTTTTTATTCCATCTTGTACGAAGACAAACCTGAAAATGCCCGTCAGTTCGTCAAACAGTTCGGCCCAGCGGCGCCAATTCTTTTGGATCCCTCGTTAAGGACAGCGATTGACTACGGAGTCAGCGGCGTTCCAGAAACCTTCTTCATTGACCGGCAGGGGCGGATTGTCTACAAACAGGCCGGACCATTGACCCCAGACATTCTTATGAGGGAGATCGAGAGGCTTCTAAAATGA
- a CDS encoding cytochrome c-type biogenesis protein CcmH encodes MNRLILVFFILFFSMAHAAAQLTPEQESRANQLGRQLRCPVCRGVSIAESPAELAQQMMTLVRAQVAEGKTDQEILKYFEERYGEWALLQPKAEGMNLLVWVLPALFILVGAGLIVSRTRKEKTS; translated from the coding sequence ATGAACCGACTTATTCTAGTGTTTTTTATACTCTTCTTTTCCATGGCCCACGCCGCTGCACAGTTAACCCCCGAACAAGAGAGTCGCGCCAACCAACTGGGCCGGCAACTCCGCTGTCCTGTCTGCCGCGGGGTCTCCATCGCGGAGTCACCGGCAGAACTGGCGCAACAGATGATGACCCTTGTCAGGGCCCAGGTGGCCGAGGGGAAAACCGACCAGGAAATCTTGAAATACTTTGAAGAACGCTACGGCGAGTGGGCCCTCCTTCAACCAAAGGCGGAGGGGATGAATCTTTTGGTCTGGGTCCTCCCCGCACTCTTTATCTTAGTGGGTGCCGGTCTCATTGTGAGCCGGACTAGAAAGGAAAAAACATCGTGA
- a CDS encoding LapA family protein, whose translation MKRFLTRPRTIFWGLISLLLLIIILQNVEPTPVDFLFWSLPATPKLLLILISMAAGSLLTLLLSWEIRRIRGKRGEGTPP comes from the coding sequence ATGAAGCGGTTTTTGACAAGACCCCGCACGATCTTTTGGGGGCTGATCTCCCTTCTTCTCTTGATCATTATCCTTCAGAACGTCGAGCCGACGCCGGTTGATTTTCTCTTTTGGTCGCTCCCGGCCACCCCAAAGCTCCTTCTCATCTTGATTTCGATGGCGGCCGGCTCCTTGCTCACCCTGCTCCTCTCCTGGGAGATCCGGAGGATCCGTGGCAAGAGAGGCGAGGGGACACCGCCTTAA
- a CDS encoding YfcC family protein, producing the protein MPKFKELNPFVLLCAIILLMAALSYVIPAGKYERVQEPQSKRTIVVPGSFTYTERSPVPVADIFLSIPKGMVAAAVIIFGIFLGAGAFRVLEDIGTVNASIYALVKKVRGSEVWMIPIVMLAFALAGALASMANAVIVFIPLGLVIARSLKFDPIVGLGLTYLGCYAGFNTSPVVPTSVGIAHQIGQIPIFSGAVVRSAVCLSTVLVAILYVARYAARTRKNPARSLVADLNIHYDFDINLEASRPMNKRDWGVLLVTALSIAAIVYGSVQFQWDLLEIAAVFVAMGIVTGIVGGFGPNRIATSFMKGMSGITGGALITGFAYAIQYVLQKGMIMDTIIHALSQLLVGLPIYLAAIGMYVANCFTALLITSGSGQAAAVMPIMFPIGDLIGLTRQVSTQAFLFADGFMNGISPASGVLMACLGIAKVPFGRWVRFYFPLFGLWSLIAVVTLVLGIKFHWGP; encoded by the coding sequence ATGCCAAAATTTAAGGAACTCAATCCGTTCGTCCTGCTCTGCGCCATCATTCTCCTGATGGCCGCTCTGAGTTACGTCATTCCTGCCGGCAAGTATGAAAGGGTTCAGGAGCCCCAGTCCAAGAGGACGATTGTTGTTCCGGGGAGTTTTACCTACACGGAAAGATCCCCAGTGCCGGTAGCTGACATCTTTCTTTCCATTCCGAAGGGGATGGTGGCGGCCGCCGTCATCATTTTTGGGATCTTCCTTGGGGCCGGGGCCTTTCGGGTCCTGGAAGATATCGGGACGGTCAACGCCTCCATTTATGCCTTGGTCAAGAAGGTACGGGGGAGTGAGGTCTGGATGATTCCGATCGTGATGCTCGCCTTCGCCCTGGCCGGCGCCTTGGCCTCGATGGCCAACGCCGTGATTGTTTTTATCCCGTTGGGGCTTGTGATCGCCCGCTCCCTCAAGTTTGATCCGATTGTCGGCCTCGGGTTGACCTATCTCGGTTGTTACGCCGGGTTTAACACCAGCCCGGTGGTCCCGACCAGTGTCGGGATCGCCCATCAGATCGGGCAGATTCCGATCTTTTCCGGGGCGGTGGTCCGTTCGGCCGTCTGTCTTTCCACAGTTCTGGTGGCGATCCTTTATGTGGCCCGTTATGCGGCCAGGACGCGGAAGAATCCGGCCCGTTCCCTGGTGGCGGACCTCAACATCCACTATGATTTTGATATCAATCTGGAGGCCTCCCGCCCGATGAACAAGAGGGACTGGGGGGTGTTGCTGGTGACCGCCCTCTCGATCGCGGCCATCGTCTACGGATCGGTTCAGTTCCAGTGGGACCTTTTGGAGATTGCCGCTGTCTTTGTGGCGATGGGAATTGTGACCGGGATCGTCGGTGGTTTCGGGCCGAACCGGATCGCCACCAGTTTTATGAAGGGGATGTCGGGGATTACCGGTGGGGCACTGATTACCGGTTTTGCCTATGCGATTCAATATGTCCTTCAAAAAGGGATGATCATGGATACGATCATCCACGCCCTTTCCCAGCTATTGGTCGGCCTGCCGATCTATCTGGCGGCGATCGGCATGTATGTCGCCAACTGTTTTACCGCCCTGTTGATTACCTCCGGGAGCGGGCAGGCGGCGGCGGTGATGCCGATCATGTTTCCGATTGGTGACCTGATCGGCCTCACGCGGCAGGTTTCCACCCAGGCCTTTTTGTTTGCCGACGGGTTCATGAACGGGATTTCTCCCGCCTCCGGCGTCCTGATGGCCTGCCTCGGGATCGCCAAGGTTCCCTTTGGGCGATGGGTCCGGTTTTATTTTCCCTTGTTCGGCTTATGGAGTCTGATTGCCGTGGTGACGCTTGTTTTAGGAATTAAATTCCACTGGGGACCTTAA
- a CDS encoding M20/M25/M40 family metallo-hydrolase, whose protein sequence is MGVYEAVTLAVGAAVTASPGDASRSGEARPLPLDAGLVAQADRFVGAESRQFEILDFMRRVVDVNTHPSNREGIASADRALILELERLGFVKRVVLSGTQKAIPQCRGDKLETSIPVVGNHLYAYRPGKGPHPLDIVIVAHMDTVFDPENPFRDFTSQKRDSVHLVTGPGVADSKGSLAVALFALKTLDFLETPEGENVLDGFNTTLFVNGDEEEGSLDSSRIFERLARGERADIKAPVEVKDWPRDVDWSPRGRPQACLVFSYNSEPGKMATVKGGVGKGLLAWEGESTHPKNFPQKGVSVVPEIAWDLTAIDGMNYPDTGVSVVVGQGEWGGARNSVPGCGFAKVDIRFSDKELAQRVADSIQRTVATPQTVNPNGRQVRGLARVFLHRPPWRGGPETERLFDLYRDSYRDVARTHGPELAPQEVVREGQKEVVFTPVNDLAMGEVRSGNDANLLGYYGCPTLDGLGLVSVGVHSERETTTLESLWHRTMTTVRFLLQLRAQRKEGRL, encoded by the coding sequence ATGGGGGTCTATGAAGCAGTGACTCTTGCGGTTGGAGCGGCTGTGACCGCTTCCCCTGGAGACGCATCAAGGTCGGGGGAGGCCAGGCCCTTGCCGCTGGATGCGGGACTGGTGGCACAGGCAGATCGTTTTGTGGGCGCTGAATCAAGACAGTTTGAGATCCTTGATTTCATGCGGCGGGTCGTTGATGTTAACACGCATCCTTCCAACAGGGAGGGTATTGCCTCGGCAGACAGGGCCCTTATTCTCGAGTTGGAAAGACTGGGGTTTGTCAAACGTGTTGTCCTCAGTGGAACGCAGAAGGCGATTCCCCAGTGTCGGGGTGACAAGCTGGAGACAAGTATCCCGGTCGTGGGCAATCATCTTTATGCCTACCGGCCGGGGAAAGGACCTCATCCCCTGGATATCGTTATTGTGGCCCATATGGATACCGTTTTTGACCCGGAGAATCCGTTTCGGGACTTTACCTCGCAGAAAAGGGATTCTGTCCACCTGGTAACCGGACCCGGTGTGGCTGATTCCAAGGGGAGCCTGGCGGTGGCCCTTTTTGCCCTGAAGACGCTTGATTTTTTGGAAACACCGGAGGGGGAGAATGTTCTGGATGGTTTTAACACCACTCTTTTTGTCAACGGCGACGAAGAAGAGGGGTCTTTGGATTCGAGCCGCATTTTCGAAAGGCTGGCCCGTGGAGAGAGGGCTGACATCAAGGCCCCTGTCGAGGTCAAAGACTGGCCCCGTGATGTTGACTGGAGCCCGCGGGGCAGACCTCAGGCCTGTCTTGTCTTTTCCTACAACAGCGAACCTGGGAAAATGGCAACGGTCAAGGGGGGCGTTGGCAAGGGTCTCCTCGCCTGGGAAGGGGAGTCCACCCACCCGAAAAACTTTCCCCAAAAAGGGGTCAGTGTTGTTCCTGAGATAGCCTGGGATTTGACAGCGATTGACGGGATGAACTATCCGGATACCGGCGTTTCTGTCGTGGTGGGGCAGGGGGAGTGGGGTGGGGCCCGTAATAGTGTCCCCGGATGTGGTTTTGCCAAGGTAGACATCCGCTTCAGTGACAAAGAGTTGGCCCAGAGGGTGGCTGATTCCATCCAACGGACCGTTGCGACACCACAGACGGTCAATCCCAACGGTCGTCAGGTTCGTGGCTTGGCCCGTGTTTTTCTGCATCGACCTCCTTGGAGGGGCGGCCCCGAGACAGAACGCCTTTTTGATCTGTACCGTGATTCTTACAGGGACGTTGCCCGGACCCATGGGCCCGAATTGGCCCCTCAAGAAGTGGTTCGGGAAGGTCAGAAAGAGGTTGTTTTCACCCCGGTCAATGATCTCGCCATGGGGGAGGTTCGTTCGGGGAACGATGCCAACCTTCTTGGGTACTATGGTTGCCCCACCCTGGACGGTTTGGGACTGGTCTCTGTGGGGGTGCATAGCGAGCGCGAGACGACAACCCTTGAGTCCCTCTGGCATCGGACGATGACAACGGTCCGTTTCCTCCTCCAGTTACGGGCCCAGAGAAAGGAAGGTCGGTTGTAG
- a CDS encoding Rieske 2Fe-2S domain-containing protein: MSEFVKVLPSNEIPADSGRVVEVKGKQIALFNVNGQFCAIQNNCPHRGGPLGEGDLNGTVVTCPWHGWEFDVTTGVSPVNPAASVKKFNCKIEGASVLVDLD, encoded by the coding sequence ATGTCCGAATTTGTTAAAGTGTTGCCCTCGAATGAAATCCCGGCCGACAGTGGCCGTGTGGTGGAGGTGAAGGGAAAACAGATCGCCCTCTTCAACGTGAACGGCCAGTTTTGTGCCATTCAAAACAACTGTCCCCATCGCGGTGGGCCGTTGGGGGAAGGGGATCTCAACGGAACCGTCGTGACCTGTCCCTGGCATGGGTGGGAGTTCGACGTCACGACCGGCGTTTCCCCTGTCAATCCGGCCGCCTCTGTCAAAAAGTTTAATTGTAAAATTGAAGGGGCGTCTGTTTTGGTCGATCTGGACTGA
- a CDS encoding enoyl-CoA hydratase/isomerase family protein, which yields MKIQPFTDILYQARDGVATLTLNRPDKMNAFRGQTISELTEGLALALKERSVGVIVITGSGSKAFSVGGDISEMSTLNQKTGKLFVAKLGRLTKRLLTSPKPIIARINGYCLGGGNEIQIFCDITVASDRSLIGQVGPKVGNAPLWGGTQILPLLVGIKRACEITFVNKQYPAREAAEIGLINFCVPEAELDKTVADLCQELLNRSPQALRLARKSLYDGLLPRIQRGLKDLEKLYGSPEATEGMSAFLEKRPANWKQFRM from the coding sequence GTGAAAATACAACCCTTTACCGACATCCTCTACCAGGCCCGAGACGGCGTCGCCACCCTCACCCTCAACCGCCCCGATAAGATGAACGCCTTTCGGGGGCAGACCATTTCGGAACTGACAGAGGGTCTGGCCCTGGCCCTCAAGGAGAGGTCGGTCGGGGTGATCGTCATCACCGGATCCGGTTCTAAAGCATTCTCGGTTGGTGGCGATATCAGTGAAATGAGTACCCTCAATCAAAAGACGGGAAAACTTTTTGTCGCGAAACTCGGCCGGTTGACAAAGAGGCTCCTCACCTCCCCCAAACCGATCATCGCCCGGATCAATGGCTACTGCCTCGGGGGCGGAAACGAAATCCAGATCTTTTGCGATATTACCGTGGCGAGTGATCGTTCGTTGATCGGACAGGTCGGCCCCAAGGTGGGAAACGCCCCGCTCTGGGGGGGGACCCAGATCCTGCCGCTTTTAGTCGGGATCAAGAGGGCCTGTGAGATCACTTTTGTAAACAAACAGTACCCCGCCAGAGAGGCCGCGGAGATCGGGCTTATTAACTTTTGCGTCCCGGAGGCGGAGCTGGATAAAACGGTGGCCGACCTCTGCCAAGAACTTTTGAACCGGAGCCCGCAGGCGTTGCGGCTGGCAAGGAAGAGCCTTTATGATGGCCTCCTGCCGAGAATTCAGAGGGGGCTCAAAGACCTCGAAAAATTATACGGCTCCCCGGAGGCCACAGAAGGGATGAGCGCCTTTTTGGAGAAGAGACCAGCCAATTGGAAACAGTTTAGAATGTAG
- a CDS encoding cytochrome C oxidase subunit IV family protein, translating into MSHDVAEIQKHVRLYVTVFAALAAFTVVTVGVSYLHLSTMPAIILALTIATIKGSLVACYFMHLISEKKLIFIVLAVTLLFFVLLLFIPSLTEGEAIFKNLRHVS; encoded by the coding sequence ATGTCTCACGATGTTGCCGAGATTCAAAAGCATGTTCGCCTCTACGTGACCGTCTTTGCCGCGCTGGCGGCGTTTACGGTGGTCACGGTCGGGGTGAGTTATCTTCACCTCAGCACCATGCCGGCGATTATTTTAGCCCTCACGATTGCCACGATTAAAGGGTCACTGGTCGCCTGTTACTTTATGCACCTGATCTCCGAGAAAAAATTGATCTTTATCGTCCTGGCCGTGACACTCCTCTTTTTTGTCCTGCTCCTTTTTATTCCCTCTCTGACTGAAGGGGAGGCAATTTTTAAGAATCTCCGCCATGTCTCTTAA
- a CDS encoding cytochrome c oxidase subunit 3 — MTGMTNSKLGIWLFLASEVMLFGALFSTYILLRTGAESWPHGSSLLNVPLATLNTMILITSSVTMVMAWASLMMNRFGRYRLYMGLTVLLALGFLVVKGFEYGMKLEHHITPATSTFYAIYFTMTGLHGLHVLGGILVNGYFLFPGSRLWKTNPKQFTGRVEAAGLYWHFVDLVWIFLFPVLYLL; from the coding sequence ATGACAGGGATGACCAATTCCAAGTTGGGGATCTGGCTCTTTTTGGCCTCCGAGGTGATGCTCTTTGGGGCGCTTTTTTCCACCTACATCCTGCTCCGGACCGGGGCTGAAAGCTGGCCGCACGGTTCCAGTCTTTTGAATGTCCCGCTCGCGACATTGAACACGATGATTCTGATCACCTCCAGCGTCACGATGGTGATGGCCTGGGCCTCCCTCATGATGAACCGTTTTGGTCGGTATCGTCTTTACATGGGGTTGACCGTTCTTCTGGCGCTCGGTTTTCTGGTGGTGAAGGGGTTTGAGTACGGAATGAAGCTGGAACACCATATCACGCCGGCGACCTCCACCTTTTACGCGATCTATTTCACCATGACCGGTCTGCACGGTCTGCATGTCCTGGGGGGGATTCTCGTGAATGGTTATTTTCTCTTCCCGGGGAGCCGTCTCTGGAAGACAAACCCGAAGCAGTTTACCGGCAGGGTGGAGGCGGCCGGGTTGTACTGGCACTTTGTCGATTTGGTCTGGATTTTTTTATTTCCCGTGTTGTATTTGTTGTAA
- a CDS encoding cbb3-type cytochrome c oxidase subunit I: MSHSEHQSFWQKYIFSVDHKVIGCQYALTGLVFLFFGFCLMMLMRWQLAFPGEPLPVIGGLFSDTTMPGGVMLPEFYNSLGAMHGTIMVFLGVVPLAVGGFGNYLVPLQIGAPDMAFPKLNAASYWCYFVGGVVMFASFFVPGGAANSGWTSYPPLSDIATMGQTFWLFGMVALITSSLLGSVNFIVTIVHLRARGLSFFRLPFFVWAQFVTSFLLLLAFPPLEVAGVLQLMDRLAGSSFFLPSGLVISGTPLGVSGGGSPLLWQHLFWFLAHPEVYVLILPAIGIVTEIIVNNTRKPLYGYKTMVYSVLFLGFMSFVVWAHHMFMTGMGTTMSNFFQATTMIISIPSVVILTVLILTLWGGSIRFTVPMHFALAFLPMFAIGGLTGLPLGLTASDIPLHDTYYVIGHFHYVVAPGTLLALFGGVYYWYPKVTGRMMNEKLGKIHFWGSFLCLNGIFMPMFIQGLAGVSRRLYMPTVYAHAEAVQGTNVFMSYSAWILGLVQLIFIFNFFRSLKKGKKVESDNPWQATTLEWATPTPPPHGNFLQEPEVYRGPYEYSPPGRTEDFWPQNEEK; the protein is encoded by the coding sequence ATGAGTCATTCAGAACACCAGAGTTTTTGGCAGAAGTATATTTTTTCCGTCGATCATAAGGTGATCGGTTGCCAGTATGCGTTGACCGGACTGGTCTTTTTATTTTTCGGTTTTTGCCTGATGATGCTGATGCGCTGGCAGTTGGCCTTTCCGGGGGAGCCGTTGCCGGTCATCGGAGGCCTCTTTAGTGACACCACGATGCCGGGTGGGGTGATGTTGCCGGAGTTTTACAATTCACTGGGGGCGATGCATGGGACGATCATGGTCTTCCTGGGGGTTGTGCCGCTGGCGGTCGGTGGGTTTGGCAATTATCTGGTCCCACTCCAGATCGGGGCGCCCGATATGGCCTTCCCCAAGCTGAATGCGGCGAGCTACTGGTGTTATTTCGTGGGGGGGGTTGTCATGTTCGCGAGCTTTTTTGTGCCTGGCGGCGCGGCCAATTCCGGATGGACCTCCTACCCGCCTCTCTCCGATATTGCGACGATGGGACAAACCTTCTGGCTCTTCGGGATGGTGGCGCTGATTACTTCGTCGCTTTTGGGTTCGGTCAATTTTATTGTGACGATCGTTCATCTCCGGGCCAGGGGGCTTTCGTTTTTCCGTCTGCCATTTTTTGTCTGGGCCCAGTTTGTGACTTCTTTTCTCCTTCTGCTCGCCTTTCCGCCGCTGGAGGTGGCCGGTGTCTTGCAGTTGATGGACCGGCTGGCCGGAAGCAGTTTCTTCCTGCCAAGCGGTCTTGTCATTAGTGGAACACCGTTGGGGGTCAGCGGGGGAGGGAGCCCGCTCCTTTGGCAACACCTCTTCTGGTTCCTGGCCCACCCGGAGGTTTACGTTTTGATCCTGCCGGCGATCGGGATCGTGACCGAGATTATCGTGAACAACACCCGAAAACCGCTCTATGGCTACAAAACGATGGTCTATTCCGTCCTCTTTTTAGGGTTCATGTCGTTTGTCGTCTGGGCCCATCATATGTTCATGACCGGGATGGGGACCACGATGAGCAATTTCTTTCAGGCGACGACGATGATTATTTCCATCCCCTCGGTTGTTATCTTGACGGTTTTGATTTTGACGCTCTGGGGTGGTTCTATCCGATTCACGGTCCCGATGCATTTTGCCTTGGCCTTTCTCCCGATGTTTGCGATCGGCGGTTTGACCGGTTTACCGTTGGGGCTGACCGCCTCCGATATTCCCCTTCATGACACCTATTATGTGATCGGCCACTTTCACTATGTGGTGGCGCCGGGGACACTGCTTGCCCTCTTCGGCGGTGTTTACTATTGGTACCCGAAGGTGACCGGACGGATGATGAACGAAAAATTGGGGAAGATCCACTTCTGGGGATCCTTTTTGTGTCTCAACGGGATTTTTATGCCGATGTTTATCCAGGGGTTGGCTGGGGTCTCACGGCGTCTTTACATGCCAACAGTTTATGCCCATGCCGAGGCGGTGCAGGGGACTAACGTCTTCATGTCATACTCGGCCTGGATTCTGGGACTCGTTCAATTGATTTTTATCTTCAACTTTTTCAGGAGTCTCAAAAAGGGAAAGAAAGTGGAGTCCGATAATCCGTGGCAGGCGACGACCCTTGAATGGGCGACACCAACGCCTCCTCCTCATGGCAACTTTTTGCAGGAGCCGGAGGTCTATCGGGGGCCTTATGAATACAGTCCGCCGGGGCGAACGGAAGATTTTTGGCCGCAGAATGAGGAGAAATAA